From one Rattus norvegicus strain BN/NHsdMcwi chromosome 7, GRCr8, whole genome shotgun sequence genomic stretch:
- the Itga7 gene encoding integrin alpha-7 isoform X4 translates to MGLPTLHRMAMCLSTRWHELPHARLGQGLHAPTQLPTPHHCHSRLCTLPLAKLTLGTARVELCAQGSSDLAHLDDGPYEAGGEKDQDPRLIPVPANSYLGFSIDSGKGLMRSEELSFVAGAPRANHKGAVVILRKDSASRLIPEVVLSGERLTSGFGYSLAVTDLNSDGWADLIVGAPYFFERQEELGGAVYVYMNQGGHWADISPLRLCGSPDSMFGISLAVLGDLNQDGFPDIAVGAPFDGDGKVFIYHGSSLGVVTKPSQVLEGEAVGIKSFGYSLSGGLDVDGNHYPDLLVGSLADTAALFRARPVLHVSQEIFIDPRAIDLEQPNCADGRLVCVHVKVCFSYVAVPSSYSPIVVLDYVLDGDTDRRLRGQAPRVTFPGRGPDDLKHQSSGTVSLKHQHDRVCGDTVFQLQENVKDKLRAIVVTLSYGLQTPRLRRQAPDQGLPLVAPILNAHQPSTQRTEIHFLKQGCGDDKICQSNLQLAQAQFCSRISDTEFQALPMDLDGTALFALSGQPFIGLELTVTNLPSDPARPQADGDDAHEAQLLATLPASLRYSGVRTLDSVEKPLCLSNENASHVECELGNPMKRGTQVTFYLILSTSGITIETTELKVELLLATISEQDLHPVSVRAHVFIELPLSISGVATPQQLFFSGKVKGESAMRSERDVGSKVKYEVTVSNQGQSLNTLGSAFLNIMWPHEIANGKWLLYPMRVELEGGQGPEKKGICSPRPNILHLDVDSRDRRRRELGQPEPQEPPEKVEPSTSWWPVSSAEKRNVTLDCAQGTAKCVVFSCPLYSFDRAAVLHVWGRLWNSTFLEEYMSVKSLEVIVRANITVKSSIKNLLLRDASTVIPVMVYLDPVAVVAEGVPWWVILLAVLAGLLVLALLVLLLWKLGFFKRAKHPEATVPQYHAVKILREDRQQFKEEKTGTIQRSNWGNSQWEGSDAHPILAADWHPELGPDGHPVSVTA, encoded by the exons ATGGGGTTACCCACTCTCCATCGCATGGCCATGTGTTTATCTACACGTTGGCATGAGCTCCCACACGCACGGCTGGGCCAGGGCCTGCATGCTCCAACACAGCTGCCCACACCTCATCATTGCCATTCCCGTCTCTGCACGCTGCCACTGGCTAAGCTGACACTCG GCACAGCCAGGGTGGAGCTCTGTGCGCAGGGCTCGTCGGACCTGGCACACCTGGATGATGGGCCCTACGAGGCGGGGGGCGAGAAGGACCAAGACCCCCGCCTCATTCCGGTCCCTGCCAACAGCTACCTTG GTTTCTCCATTGATTCTGGGAAGGGTCTCATGCGCTCAGAAGAGCTGAGTTTTGTGGCAGGGGCCCCACGTGCCAACCACAAAGGGGCTGTGGTCATTCTGCGCAAGGATAGTGCCAGCCGCCTGATTCCTGAGGTTGTGCTGTCTGGGGAGCGCCTGACCTCTGGCTTTGGCTACTCCCTGGCTGTGACTGACCTCAACAGTGATGG CTGGGCAGACCTGATTGTGGGTGCTCCCTACTTCTTTGAACGCCAAGAAGAACTTGGAGGTGccgtgtatgtgtacatgaacCAGGGTGGCCATTGGGCAGATATCTCTCCTCTCCGACTCTGTGGCTCCCCTGACTCCATGTTTGGGATCAGTTTGGCTGTACTGGGGGACCTCAATCAAGATGGCTTTCCAG ACATTGCTGTAGGAGCTCCCTTTGACGGAGATGGGAAAGTCTTTATCTACCATGGGAGCAGCCTGGGGGTGGTCACCAAACCTTCACAG GTGCTGGAGGGTGAGGCTGTGGGTATCAAGAGCTTTGGTTACTCCCTGTCTGGTGGCCTGGATGTGGACGGAAATCACTACCCGGACCTGCTTGTGGGCTCCCTGGCTGATACTGCTGCTCTGTTCAG GGCCAGACCTGTTCTACATGTCTCCCAAGAAATCTTCATTGATCCAAGAGCCATCGATCTGGAACAGCCCAACTGTGCCGACGGACGCTTGGTCTG CGTGCACGTAAAGGTCTGTTTCAGTTATGTTGCTGTGCCCAGCAGCTACAGCCCTATTGTGG TCCTAGATTATGTGTTAGATGGGGACACAGACCGGAGGCTCCGGGGCCAGGCTCCACGTGTGACTTTCCCGGGCCGAGGCCCGGATGATCTCAAGCATCAGTCCTCGGGCACCGTGTCGTTGAAGCACCAACATGACAGAGTCTGTGGAGACACTGTGTTCCAGCTGCAG GAAAACGTCAAAGACAAGCTACGGGCCATTGTGGTGACCCTGTCATATGGTCTCCAAACCCCTCGATTAAGGAGGCAAGCGCCTGACCAGGGGCTCCCCCTTGTGGCTCCCATCCTCAACGCTCACCAGCCCAGTACACAGAGGACTGAG ATCCACTTCCTGAAGCAAGGCTGTGGTGACGATAAGATCTGTCAGAGCAACCTCCAGCTTGCGCAGGCCCAGTTCTGTTCCCGGATCAGCGACACAGAGTTCCAGGCTCTGCCCAT GGATCTGGATGGGACCGCCCTGTTTGCGCTGAGCGGGCAGCCATTCATAGGCCTGGAGCTGACAGTCACCAACCTGCCCTCTGACCCAGCCCGGCCTCAGGCAGATGGGGATGATGCTCATGAAGCCCAGCTCCTGGCCACCCTCCCAGCCTCTCTTCGATACTCGGGAGTCCGCACTCTGGACTCTGTG GAGAAGCCGCTCTGCCTGTCCAACGAGAATGCCTCTCATGTCGAGTGTGAGCTCGGGAACCCTATGAAGAGAGGCACTCAG GTCACCTTCTACCTCATCCTCAGCACCTCTGGAATCACCATTGAGACCACAGAGCTGAAGGTGGAATTGCTCTTAGCCAC GATCAGTGAGCAGGACCTGCATCCGGTCTCCGTTCGGGCTCATGTCTTCATTGAATTGCCGCTGTCCATTTCAGG GGTGGCCACTCCTCAGCAACTCTTCTTCTCTGGCAAGGTGAAGGGGGAGAGCGCCATGCGGTCTGAGAGGGACGTGGGCAGCAAGGTCAAGTACGAGGTCACG GTCTCCAATCAAGGCCAGTCACTCAATACTCTGGGCTCTGCCTTCCTCAACATCATGTGGCCCCATGAGATCGCCAATGGGAAATGGCTGTTGTACCCCATGCGGGTGGAGCTGGAGGGTGGACAGGGGCCTGAGAAGAAAGGGATCTGCTCCCCAAGACCCAACATCCTCCACCTG GATGTGGACAGCAGGGATAGGAGGCGGCGAGAGCTGGGGCAGCCGGAGCCTCAGGAGCCTCCAGAGAAGGTGGAACCTAGCACATCTTGGTGGCCAGTGTCCTCCGCTGAGAAGAGAAACGTGACTCTG GACTGTGCCCAGGGCACGGCCAAGTGTGTGGTATTCAGCTGCCCACTCTACAGCTTTGACCGTGCAGCCGTGCTTCATGTCTGGGGCCGCCTCTGGAACAGCACCTTTCTGGAG GAGTACATGTCCGTGAAGTCCCTGGAGGTGATCGTCCGAGCCAACATCACAGTGAAATCCTCCATTAAGAACTTGCTGCTCAGAGATGCATCCACAGTG ATCCCAGTGATGGTATACTTGGACCCGGTGGCTGTGGTTGCAGAAGGAGTCCCCTGGTGGGTCATCCTCCTGGCGGTGCTGGCTGGGCTGCTAGTACTGGccctgctggtgctgctgctgtggAAG